The stretch of DNA AAAAAGAAAGTAGTATCTGGTATCCCATTCGCAACTGTACGTCCAAATAACATCCCTGTGGCAGAAATCAGCGGAACGATTGAGATTGTACATTTTTTTGCTGAGATCAAAGACTTACGGACGATTGTTAAGGAAGTAATACGTAAAACAACAGACGGTGTGGACATATCGGAAGCGAAAGTTGTCATCTCTGGCGGGCGCGGGGTTAAATCGTCTGATGGATTTAAGCCGCTTCAGGAATTGGCGGAGGTCCTAGGTGGGGCGGTAGGTGCTTCCCGTGGTGCATGTGATGCTGAATACTGCGATTATTCACTGCAAATCGGACAGACGGGAAAGGTCGTCACCCCAGATTTGTACATCGCCTGTGGAATTTCAGGTGCCATTCAGCATTTAGCTGGGATGTCTAATTCTAAAGTGATCGTTGCCATAAACAAAGATCCGGAAGCCCCGATTTTTCAAATAGCGGATTACGGCATCGTGGGTGATTTGTTTGAGGTGGTCCCACTTCTAGCGGAAGAATTAAAAAAAGTACTAGTAAACTCTTAAAAATAATTTATATAGTGAACCACACCTCATCAAATAACGACAACCTCTCCATCAAATTACGTTAGAAAGGATTTTCTACATGTTTAAAAAGGTTCTTATTGCTAATCGAGGAGAAATTGCTGTTCGTGTAATTAGAGCGTGCAAGGAAATGGGGATTTTAACAGTTGCTGTTTATTCTGAAGCGGACTGTGATGCACTACATGTGCAATTGGCAGATGAAGCTTATTGTATTGGACCCAAGGCATCTGCAGAAAGCTATTTGAATATCGCGAATATCATGAGTGTTGCTCTTTGTACAGATGCTGATGCTATCCACCCTGGTTATGGATTTCTAGCTGAAAATGCCAATTTTGCTGAAATTTGTTCAGATTATAATATTTCATTCATTGGTCCTGAAGCAGAAGCAATAAATAAAATGGGGGATAAAGCGGTCGCCAGAGATAC from Neobacillus sp. CF12 encodes:
- a CDS encoding electron transfer flavoprotein subunit alpha/FixB family protein; its protein translation is MRKVLVVTESKAGNLRGVSLESLSAAQRIAEGGEIIAVAFGSDASHYAHVLGKHGANKVYIVGNQELDVFTTDAYSQSLRQVIDEVKPEAILMPHTAIGKDLAPRIAARLELGLISDVIDVQLEHDDVIFTRPVFSGKAFEKKKVVSGIPFATVRPNNIPVAEISGTIEIVHFFAEIKDLRTIVKEVIRKTTDGVDISEAKVVISGGRGVKSSDGFKPLQELAEVLGGAVGASRGACDAEYCDYSLQIGQTGKVVTPDLYIACGISGAIQHLAGMSNSKVIVAINKDPEAPIFQIADYGIVGDLFEVVPLLAEELKKVLVNS